Proteins encoded in a region of the Vicia villosa cultivar HV-30 ecotype Madison, WI linkage group LG5, Vvil1.0, whole genome shotgun sequence genome:
- the LOC131606746 gene encoding vascular-related unknown protein 1-like has product MDHSLKSSRGKVVPTTTTTTTNNPNSQEESGWTTYFDDFSKGIEPSYCSGGGSSLVSDAASYAAWKLSHHHNHVVSSKLPKKLCFKKTRSKIISDDDPLEDTASSPVNSPKVRDLSPNEIASRKIDDQLRAGSMGKGLTSSDNHSELLQIDDKIGFEFNEKNIDCIELKKRGLCLVPLSLLVNYLG; this is encoded by the exons ATGGATCATTCTCTGAAATCATCAAGAGGCAAAGTAGTACCTACCACCACCACCACAACCACCAATAATCCAAATTCTCAAGAAGAAAGTGGATGGACaacttactttgatgatttctcAAAAGGCATAGAACCAAGTTATTGTTCAGGTGGTGGCTCTTCTTTGGTTTCAGATGCTGCTTCTTATGCTGCATGGAAATTATCTCATCATCATAATCATGTTGTTTCATCCAAGTTGCCAAAGAAGCTTTGTTTCAAGAAAACAAGATCCAAAATTATTTCAGATGATGACCCTTTAGAGGACACTGCTAGCTCTCCTGTCAACAGTCCTAAG GTGAGAGACTTGAGTCCAAATGAAATTGCTTCTAGGAAAATTGATGATCAACTACGAGCAGGTTCTATG GGTAAAGGGTTAACATCATCTGATAATCACTCAGAGTTGCTGCAGATAGATGATAAGATTGGATTTGAATTTAATGAAAAGAATATTGATTGCATAGAATTGAAGAAAAGAGGGCTTTGCTTGGTTCCTTTGTCTTTGTTGGTTAATTATTTGGGGTGA